From Chitinophagales bacterium, the proteins below share one genomic window:
- the chrA gene encoding chromate efflux transporter — MRPRALIYLKDIFLVAITSFGGPQGHLAVMNHILVVKRRYFTHDELLEVNALCQMLPGPASTQTIIVLTQKKWNALMAILALLVWILPASLIMSLLVAVFSTFETRNMPTDFLLFIQPMAIGVIAHAGFRMGLHVVNNRTSVSIMLLAIGAALAVTTPWTFPLILLGAAIVTNITHKERESEAIVFPSQQPSGGNNELQKVKWKHAYRGITIFFGVFLLAGALALVTKAKPFVLFENFFRFGALTFGGGSVLVPMMFEQFVKHHHYISATDFLSGLAINQALPGPSFALAAFTGGMALKGMGATSQFGGCIIGIVAIFLPGTLIAFIVYPFWQYAKHFAFVRKSLIGINAASVGLVLAAAVILYTNLQFLWINMGVVVMTFLLLEFTRIKAPVLVLLALAVGILYAEL, encoded by the coding sequence ATGAGGCCCAGGGCCCTCATCTATCTGAAAGATATCTTCCTGGTTGCCATCACCTCATTCGGTGGCCCGCAGGGACATTTGGCAGTGATGAATCACATCCTGGTGGTGAAACGCCGCTATTTCACACACGATGAGCTCCTGGAGGTGAACGCACTCTGCCAGATGCTGCCCGGTCCGGCTTCCACGCAAACCATTATTGTGCTCACGCAGAAAAAATGGAATGCGCTGATGGCCATACTCGCATTGCTGGTATGGATACTTCCCGCATCATTGATAATGTCGTTGCTCGTGGCCGTGTTTTCTACTTTCGAAACACGAAATATGCCGACCGACTTTCTGCTGTTTATTCAACCGATGGCCATCGGTGTAATTGCTCATGCCGGATTCAGGATGGGACTCCATGTGGTGAACAACAGGACTTCTGTCTCCATCATGCTGCTGGCCATAGGGGCGGCGCTGGCCGTTACTACTCCATGGACATTTCCGCTTATTTTATTGGGCGCGGCAATAGTCACCAATATAACGCACAAAGAGAGGGAGAGCGAAGCCATTGTCTTTCCTTCTCAGCAACCATCAGGCGGGAACAATGAATTACAAAAGGTAAAATGGAAGCATGCCTATCGTGGCATTACCATTTTCTTCGGTGTGTTTTTGCTGGCCGGTGCACTGGCACTGGTTACTAAGGCAAAACCATTTGTACTGTTTGAAAACTTCTTCCGCTTTGGTGCGCTTACTTTCGGCGGCGGCAGTGTGCTGGTGCCGATGATGTTTGAACAGTTCGTCAAGCACCATCATTATATCTCAGCAACAGATTTTCTTTCCGGCCTGGCCATCAATCAGGCATTGCCGGGCCCGTCATTTGCCCTTGCCGCATTTACAGGAGGAATGGCGCTTAAAGGCATGGGGGCCACCTCGCAGTTTGGTGGTTGTATAATTGGTATCGTAGCCATTTTTTTGCCGGGCACGCTGATAGCTTTTATTGTCTACCCATTCTGGCAATATGCCAAGCATTTTGCCTTCGTAAGAAAATCGCTCATCGGCATCAATGCGGCTTCCGTAGGGCTGGTGCTTGCCGCGGCTGTGATACTTTACACCAACCTGCAGTTTCTCTGGATCAATATGGGTGTGGTAGTGATGACTTTCCTGTTGCTTGAATTTACCAGAATTAAAGCACCGGTGCTGGTGCTGCTGGCTTTGGCAGTGGGAATTCTTTATGCAGAACTCTGA
- a CDS encoding isopenicillin N synthase family oxygenase translates to MDHVPVVDLSDYISGTPEKKRSFIRELGDAYHTVGFVAVKNHGINDKMIEELYREVKAFFSLPDEIKFKYERPELAGQRGYTSFGREHAKGSKVADLKEFFQFGQMVMDDDPIKKEYPDNVWVTELPGFNEVNINAYKSFEIAGGYLMRAIALYLDLPEIYFDKKIHNGNSILRAIHYPPITGDPKSALRAEQHEDINLITLLVGASAEGLEIFTRDEKWVPVTAMPGQIVVNVGDMLQRLTNDRLKSTTHRVVNPPKELWGTSRYSIPFFLHPRSEMRLDCLGSCISLENSRKYDPISAGEYLDERLIEIGLKKNK, encoded by the coding sequence ATGGATCATGTACCTGTTGTTGACTTGTCAGATTATATTTCCGGCACACCGGAAAAGAAACGCAGTTTTATCAGGGAGCTGGGTGATGCATATCATACCGTAGGATTTGTTGCCGTGAAGAATCACGGTATCAATGATAAAATGATTGAAGAACTCTACCGGGAAGTAAAAGCATTTTTTTCTTTACCGGATGAAATCAAATTCAAGTATGAAAGGCCCGAACTTGCGGGGCAAAGGGGTTATACCTCTTTCGGCAGGGAACACGCTAAAGGAAGCAAGGTGGCTGACCTGAAGGAGTTTTTTCAGTTTGGGCAGATGGTGATGGATGATGACCCGATAAAAAAAGAATATCCCGATAATGTATGGGTAACCGAACTGCCGGGTTTCAATGAAGTAAATATCAATGCATATAAAAGTTTCGAAATCGCCGGCGGCTACCTGATGCGGGCCATCGCCCTTTATCTTGATCTTCCGGAAATCTATTTCGATAAGAAGATTCACAACGGAAACAGTATTCTGCGTGCCATTCATTATCCGCCTATCACCGGCGATCCTAAATCGGCTCTGCGTGCAGAGCAGCATGAAGACATCAACCTGATCACCTTGCTCGTAGGCGCTTCTGCTGAGGGACTCGAAATTTTTACACGCGACGAAAAATGGGTGCCGGTGACAGCTATGCCGGGACAAATTGTGGTGAATGTGGGAGATATGCTGCAACGGCTCACCAACGACCGGCTGAAATCAACCACGCACAGGGTTGTAAATCCGCCGAAGGAGTTATGGGGCACTTCGCGTTATTCCATTCCCTTCTTCCTGCATCCACGTTCTGAAATGCGGCTTGATTGCCTGGGCTCCTGCATCTCACTGGAAAATTCCCGTAAATACGATCCCATCTCCGCCGGTGAGTATCTCGATGAGCGATTGATTGAAATCGGCCTGAAAAAAAATAAATGA
- a CDS encoding enoyl-CoA hydratase/isomerase family protein yields the protein MFETILFEITGAKATITLNRPEVYNAFNDLLRKELLQALKEAERQVAVRVVVITGAGKAFCSGQDLKEVMANPDRKIAESLHNGYNPIIRQLRNMPKPVICRLNGVAAGAGCSLALACDMVIAAEEAALSEIFINIGLVLDSGSGYFLPRLVGSAMAFDLATTGRKVGAAEAVAIGLVKSAVPMDQLDSAVQQVADFYANAPTKAIGLMKKMLNKSFHCDLDTMLGYEAYCQDIAAASADSKEGISAFLQKRKPQFKGE from the coding sequence ATGTTCGAAACCATCTTGTTTGAAATCACCGGCGCCAAAGCCACCATTACACTGAACCGCCCTGAAGTATATAATGCATTCAATGATCTTTTGCGTAAGGAACTGCTGCAGGCCCTGAAAGAAGCGGAGCGGCAGGTGGCAGTGCGTGTGGTGGTGATCACGGGTGCAGGCAAAGCTTTTTGTTCGGGGCAGGATTTGAAAGAAGTGATGGCGAATCCTGATCGCAAAATTGCCGAATCACTGCACAACGGCTATAATCCTATCATCAGGCAGTTGCGGAATATGCCGAAACCGGTGATCTGCCGGTTGAATGGCGTGGCAGCAGGTGCGGGTTGTTCTCTTGCCCTTGCCTGCGATATGGTGATAGCGGCAGAAGAAGCGGCACTCTCGGAGATCTTTATCAATATCGGGCTTGTGCTCGATTCCGGATCAGGCTATTTTCTTCCCCGGCTGGTGGGTTCGGCTATGGCATTCGATCTCGCCACTACCGGAAGGAAAGTAGGAGCAGCGGAAGCGGTGGCAATAGGCCTTGTAAAATCCGCTGTTCCGATGGATCAGCTCGATAGTGCCGTGCAACAGGTTGCTGACTTTTATGCCAACGCTCCAACGAAAGCCATCGGCTTGATGAAAAAAATGCTCAATAAATCTTTCCACTGCGACCTTGACACTATGCTCGGTTATGAAGCCTATTGCCAGGATATTGCTGCCGCATCGGCTGACAGTAAAGAAGGCATCAGTGCCTTTCTGCAAAAACGCAAACCACAATTCAAGGGTGAATGA